In the genome of Streptosporangium lutulentum, one region contains:
- a CDS encoding ISAzo13 family transposase, with the protein MGVTQETVETLRAKFGTIFPHLDERQRRLLMGAEARALGHGGIRAVARAADTREATVSLGVDELDAGAEPLGRARRRGGGRKRLVDLDPGLRPALLALVEPDERGNPMSPLRWTTKSTRTLAAELTQQGHRVSADIVADLLREEGFSLQANAKTIEGKQHPDRDGQFRYINEQVTSYQHTGDPVISVDTKKKELVGEFKNAGRAWRPVGEPTATRTHDFLDPGLGKAVPYGIYDLTANAGWVNVGTDHDTAAFAVESIRRWWKASGSNDYPLATRVLITADAGGSNGYRTRAWKAELAALAVESGLEITVCHFPPGTSKWNKVEHRLFSHITMNWRGRPLSSHEVIVQTIASTTTRTGLRVHAELDTSIYPTGITISDRQMDALPLQRHDWHGDWNYTLRPQAYAQVNGVLDPFDQPSPDLAWLCHPALTGLTGLDWDALIATLLTLHDQQREAHLDKRRGHRPRMAAPGTGRRPILTLADRLLSTFVHYRFGLSQVAIAELFTVRPETLNRRIRETRQLLQEAGHTIQPSPHRLPTLEALYDLAAAEGITPPSVIKAAC; encoded by the coding sequence ATGGGCGTTACGCAGGAAACGGTGGAGACACTGAGGGCGAAGTTCGGGACGATCTTTCCTCACCTGGATGAACGGCAGCGGCGGCTGCTGATGGGAGCCGAGGCTCGCGCATTGGGGCATGGCGGGATCCGAGCGGTAGCCCGAGCTGCGGATACCCGTGAGGCGACGGTGTCGTTAGGAGTCGATGAGCTGGACGCAGGTGCCGAGCCGCTGGGACGGGCGCGCCGTCGCGGTGGGGGCCGCAAACGCCTGGTCGATCTGGACCCCGGGCTGCGACCAGCGCTGCTGGCCTTGGTCGAGCCGGACGAACGGGGCAATCCGATGTCGCCGTTGCGGTGGACCACCAAGTCCACCCGCACCCTGGCCGCCGAGCTGACGCAGCAAGGACATCGGGTCAGCGCCGATATCGTCGCGGACCTGCTGCGAGAGGAAGGGTTCAGCCTGCAGGCCAACGCCAAGACCATCGAAGGCAAGCAGCATCCGGACCGCGATGGCCAGTTCCGCTATATCAACGAGCAGGTCACGAGCTATCAGCACACGGGCGATCCGGTGATCAGCGTGGACACCAAGAAGAAGGAACTCGTCGGGGAGTTTAAGAACGCGGGCCGGGCCTGGCGGCCGGTGGGCGAGCCGACGGCCACCCGCACCCACGACTTCCTCGACCCGGGCCTGGGCAAAGCGGTGCCGTACGGCATCTACGACCTGACGGCGAATGCCGGCTGGGTGAACGTCGGCACCGACCACGACACCGCCGCCTTCGCCGTGGAGTCCATCCGCCGCTGGTGGAAAGCGTCGGGCAGCAACGACTACCCGCTGGCCACACGTGTGCTGATTACCGCCGACGCGGGAGGATCCAACGGGTATCGCACCCGAGCCTGGAAGGCTGAGCTGGCCGCGCTGGCGGTGGAGAGCGGGCTGGAGATCACCGTGTGCCATTTTCCGCCCGGCACCTCCAAGTGGAACAAGGTCGAGCATCGACTGTTTTCACACATCACCATGAACTGGCGAGGCCGACCGCTGAGCAGCCACGAGGTCATCGTGCAGACCATCGCCTCCACCACCACCCGCACCGGGCTGCGCGTGCACGCCGAGCTCGACACCAGCATCTACCCGACCGGCATCACCATCAGCGACAGGCAGATGGACGCCCTACCGTTGCAACGTCACGACTGGCACGGCGACTGGAACTACACGCTGCGCCCACAGGCATACGCCCAGGTCAACGGTGTCCTGGACCCGTTCGACCAGCCAAGCCCCGACTTGGCCTGGCTCTGTCATCCCGCCCTGACCGGACTGACCGGCCTGGACTGGGACGCCCTGATCGCCACCCTGCTGACACTGCATGACCAACAACGCGAAGCGCACCTGGATAAGCGGCGCGGCCACCGCCCGCGCATGGCCGCTCCCGGCACCGGACGCCGTCCCATCCTCACCCTCGCCGACCGGTTGCTGAGCACTTTTGTCCACTACCGGTTCGGCTTATCCCAAGTCGCCATCGCCGAATTGTTTACCGTCCGGCCCGAGACTCTCAACCGGCGTATACGCGAGACCCGGCAACTCCTCCAGGAGGCAGGACATACCATCCAGCCCAGCCCTCATCGACTGCCGACGCTGGAGGCTCTCTACGACCTGGCCGCAGCGGAAGGCATCACCCCGCCATCGGTGATCAAAGCTGCGTGTTAA
- a CDS encoding helix-turn-helix domain-containing protein — translation MSLQVEIGNRVFPEGNVAVDKRVGARIRALRRQRGLSQAALGNPELSNSYVSLIESGRRAPTPAVLDLLAAKLGCSRSYLLNGVTPEQITQIEEDLRRARRDLEAGQVAEARDRYAMLLADDVLDSVPRLRQEVDLGRAAVFRACGAVNEAIALLIKVRESDTADLPAERYVEATGLLSQCHRQRGDLSGAVRVAEQVLTGDFLWSDELVCLGAELVAAYTERGDLVRGRQLCAELLMTAEGAAPPALGQVYRAAALLAAEDGRGDEAIAYIERALALQFDSEEPGQLWRLRSAYVQVLLTVSPGQIKTRRETLIAWEVELPESSVPVDAMQYALALVRVEMLLGCLERAVERIEAILKSEGLPESLHIEAYLLAGLTMAELGRGQDALREVAAATERLHEASASRLTAQRWLTIAHILEQVGEVARSVGAYQRALASAGV, via the coding sequence GTGTCGTTGCAGGTAGAGATAGGTAACCGAGTTTTCCCGGAAGGCAATGTCGCGGTTGACAAGCGGGTGGGTGCGCGGATCAGGGCGCTCCGTCGCCAGCGTGGTCTGTCGCAGGCGGCCCTTGGAAATCCTGAGCTATCTAACAGCTATGTGTCGCTCATCGAGAGCGGAAGACGCGCTCCGACACCTGCAGTCTTGGACCTGTTGGCTGCGAAGCTCGGCTGCTCTCGGTCATATCTGCTGAACGGAGTAACCCCTGAGCAGATCACGCAGATCGAGGAGGACCTGCGGCGGGCGCGGCGAGACTTGGAAGCCGGCCAGGTGGCGGAGGCTCGTGACCGCTACGCCATGCTGCTGGCTGATGATGTACTGGATAGCGTGCCGCGGCTACGCCAGGAGGTTGACCTGGGGCGGGCGGCCGTGTTTCGGGCCTGCGGTGCGGTAAATGAGGCGATCGCGCTGCTGATCAAGGTGCGGGAGAGCGATACGGCCGATCTGCCGGCTGAGCGGTATGTCGAGGCGACCGGGCTGCTGTCACAGTGTCACCGGCAGCGAGGGGACTTATCTGGCGCTGTACGGGTCGCCGAGCAGGTATTAACAGGTGATTTTCTCTGGAGCGATGAGCTGGTCTGCTTGGGTGCGGAGCTGGTCGCGGCCTACACCGAGCGTGGTGATCTGGTACGGGGCCGTCAGCTCTGCGCTGAGCTGCTGATGACGGCCGAAGGTGCCGCTCCCCCGGCGCTTGGGCAGGTGTATCGGGCAGCCGCGCTTTTGGCGGCAGAGGATGGGCGCGGCGATGAGGCGATCGCGTACATCGAGCGAGCTCTCGCTCTCCAGTTTGATAGTGAGGAGCCGGGCCAGCTGTGGCGGTTACGCAGTGCCTACGTCCAGGTCCTGCTTACTGTCTCGCCGGGGCAGATCAAAACGCGGCGTGAGACCTTAATCGCGTGGGAGGTCGAACTCCCCGAAAGTTCGGTGCCCGTGGATGCGATGCAATACGCACTGGCCTTGGTGCGTGTGGAGATGCTGCTGGGCTGTCTGGAGCGGGCCGTAGAGCGTATTGAGGCGATCCTCAAGAGTGAGGGCCTGCCGGAGAGTCTGCACATTGAGGCTTACCTGCTGGCAGGTCTGACGATGGCCGAGCTGGGGCGAGGACAGGATGCGCTACGTGAGGTGGCAGCAGCGACGGAGCGGCTGCACGAGGCCTCGGCAAGCCGACTGACCGCCCAAAGATGGCTGACCATCGCGCATATATTGGAGCAGGTCGGTGAGGTTGCCCGAAGTGTGGGGGCTTATCAACGAGCGCTGGCCAGTGCAGGGGTGTAA